AAGCAAAAAATCCGCCAGCAGCTAAACCAGCAATGATAACAATACTTAATAAAATAATTGCTATCTTTTTTTTGCCAGAAAGGGGACTCGACCCCAAACTTGCCATCATCTGCTCTGGAGACATGGTTTTTATCCTACTCGCGTCAGTAGCATCCACTGGGCGCTCGTCTGGATTGCTAGAAATATTTAACCTTGGCCCTTGGTTGCTGGTCAAAGGCGCCCCTGCTCCCGCGGTTTCCCCGGACCGCTCCGGTCCAGAAAAAATGTCTTCTACTTGGGCTGGCTTACCGGGTACTGGCGCTTCGGGTCTGGGCTCTCTTGTTAGCAATGTCGGCTTTTCTTGAAGTGGCTCGGTTTGAGCCGCCCCTACTCCGTCTATTGGTAAGTTACCAGGCGGAGGGCCCGTAGCTCCAGCTCGCGGGATATTGGCGGGACCTTTTTGGGGGGATTGACCCGGACCATCTTGATTAGGATTTTGATTGTTGGTGGCTTGGTCGTCGAACATAGTTTATGTCATCAAAGATTAAAAATGTTGAAAAATATATTTTCATATTTTCATATATCCATCTGAGAGTTAATAAAGTCGTTAATAAAGTTAATAGGGTTAATAAAATTTACAAGATATCTACTTTTTTATTAACTTTATTAACGACCATATTAACCCTATTAACTCATCTAATAACTCTATTAACAATGACTCATTAACCGCCAATATATCACGAAGTAAAACGGATATACGCCGGCAGTTCTGGCAGTTTCCCCGGTCCTCTTGGGTTATACCCATTCTTAACTTCGGCGGCATCAGGATGGCCATCACCGTCAGTATCAGTGTTAAGGGGGTCGGAATAATAAATCATCACCTCTTCATAATCAAGCAGTCCGTCTCTATCAGTATCCTGAAGCATGGGATGCGTCCCAAGCTCTTTTTCTTGGGTATCAAGTAAACCATCGCCGTCAGAATCCATTGCTTCTGGGTCATAATCTTTTTCCAAAGGGTCTTTATTTAATATTACCTCAACCCCATCCAAAAGTCCATCGCCGTCAGTGTCGCGCTTGCGGGGATCAGTGCCTAACTCTTTCTCCTTGCCGTCAACAAGACCGTCATGGTCGCTATCCCGCATGATTCTAATTTGGTTTTGAATTTCTAAAACTTCTTGTTCTTTACTGTCGATAATTCCATCACCGTCAGTATCTTTTTTCAAAGGGTCAGTCCGATAAACAAC
The window above is part of the Patescibacteria group bacterium genome. Proteins encoded here:
- a CDS encoding thrombospondin type 3 repeat-containing protein; this translates as MFDDQATNNQNPNQDGPGQSPQKGPANIPRAGATGPPPGNLPIDGVGAAQTEPLQEKPTLLTREPRPEAPVPGKPAQVEDIFSGPERSGETAGAGAPLTSNQGPRLNISSNPDERPVDATDASRIKTMSPEQMMASLGSSPLSGKKKIAIILLSIVIIAGLAAGGFFAYKRFFAESEPLISGEIAEPPVTEEPEAEPLIETEPEPAVELIEPEEPLEEPTQPSEPVTLDNDGDGLTNEEEAVLGTNFDDPDTDGDGLPDLDEVKIYQTDPLNPDTDSDGYSDGEEVGSGYNPNGPGKLLELP